A window of Streptomyces broussonetiae genomic DNA:
GGAGTACAGATAGAACGACGCTCGCGTGGTCGCAGGAATTCCGTAGCGCAGGCAGACGGGCCGAGCGCAGTGGTGGCCGACGCGGACCGCTATGCCCTGCTCGTCCAGAACCTGGCCCACGTCGTGCGGGTGGATGTCGCCCAGCGTGAAGGAGATCGCGGCGCCCCGGTCCTCGGCCGTGGTCGGGCCGATGATCCGCAGGTCCGGGACCTCTGCCAGGCGGCGCACCGCGTACTCGGTGAGCGCGTGCTCGTGGGCGAGGATCTTGTCCATGCCGATCGAGTTGAGATAGTCGATCGCCGCGCCCAGTCCGACCGCCTGCGCGATCGGGGGCGTGCCCGCCTCGAACTTGTGCGGCGCCGGAGCGTACGTCGAGGAGTGCATCGAGACGGTCTCGATCATCTCGCCGCCGCCGAGGAACGGCGGCAGGTCCTCGAGCAGCTCCTGGCGGCCCCACAGGACGCCGATGCCGGTCGGGCCGCACATCTTGTGACCGGTGAAGGCCACGAAGTCGGCCTGCAGGGCCTGCACGTCCAGCGGCATGTGCGGGGCGGCCTGGGAGGCGTCGATGCACACCAGCGCGCCGACCTCCTGGGCACGGCGCACGATGGCCTCGACCGGGTTGACCGTGCCCAGGATGTTCGACACCAGCACGAAGGAGACGATCTTCGTCTTCTCGGTGATGATCTCGTCGATGTTGGACAGGTCGAGCCGGCCGTCGTCGGTGAGGCCGAACCACTTCAGCTTCGCGCCCGTGCGCTGCGCGAGCAGCTGCCACGGCACGATGTTGGAGTGGTGCTCCATCTCCGTGATGACGATCTCGGTCTCGTGGTCCACCCGGTAGGGCTCGTCGGCCCAGCCCAGCATGTTCGCCACGAGGTTCAGCGACTCGGAGGCGTTCTTGGTGAAGATCACCTCGTCGCGGCTCGGCGCGTTGATGAACTCGGCGACCTTGTCACGCGCGCCCTCGTACAGCGCCGTGGCCTCCTCGGCGAGCACATGCACACCGCGGTGGACGTTGGCGTTGTAGCGCTCGTAGTACTCGCTCAGGGCGTCCAGCACCTGGCGCGGCTTCTGCGAGGTCGCCGCGTTGTCCAGGTACACGAGCTTCTTGCCGTCGTGGACGACACGGTCCAGAACGGGGAAGTCCTTGCGGATCGCCTCGACGTCGAGGAGGCCCGGCAGCTGTGTCACGCGGATGCGCCACCCTTCACGTATGCCTCGTAGCCCTCGTTCTCCAGCTTGTCCGCCAGCTCGGGGCCGCCGGACTCGACGATGCGGCCGCCGGCGAACACGTGGACGTGGTCGGGCTTGATGTAGCGCAGGATGCGCGTGTAGTGCGTGATCAGCAGGGTGCCGACCTCGCCGGTCTCGCGGACGCGGTTGACGCCCTCGGAGACGATGCGGAGCGCGTCGACGTCGAGGCCGGAGTCGGTCTCGTCGAGGATCGCGACCTTCGGCTTGAGCAGCTCCAGCTGGAGGATCTCGTGGCGCTTCTTCTCACCGCCGGAGAAGCCCTCGTTGACGTTGCGCTCGGCGAAGGCGGGGTCCATGTTGAGGCGCTCCATGGCCTCCTTGACCTCCTTCACCCAGGTGCGCAGCTTGGGGGCCTCGCCGCGGATCGCGGTGGCGGAGGTGCGCAGGAAGTTGGAGACCGAGACGCCGGGGACCTCGACCGGGTACTGCATCGCCAGGAACAGGCCCGCGCGGGCACGCTCGTCGACGGACATCTCCAGGACGTCCTCGCCGTCGAGCAGCACGGTGCCCTCGGTGATCGTGTACTTGGGGTGACCCGCGAGGGAGTAGGCGAGGGTCGACTTGCCGGAGCCGTTGGGGCCCATGATGGCGTGCGTCTCGCCCTGCTTCACGGTGAGGTCGACGCCCTTGAGGATCTCCTTCGTGGCGTTGTCGGCCTCGACGGTGACGTGCAGGTCTCGGATTTCAAGCGTTGCCATGGGTGCCTCAGGACTCCTGGGTGAGGGAGACGAGCACGTCGTCCCCTTCGATCTTTACGGGGTATACGGGGACGGGGCGTGTGGCCGGGAGGCCGGACGGCTTGCCGGTGCGCAGGTCGAAGCTGGAGCCGTGCAGCCAGCACTCGATCTGGCAGTCCTCCACCTCGCCCTCGGAGAGGGAGACGTTCGCGTGCGAGCAGATGTCGTGGATCGCGAACACCTCGCCCTCGGTCTTCACGACCGAGACCGGCGTGCCGTCGAGTTCCACCCGCTTGGGGGTGTCCTCCTCCAGCTCGCTCAGCCCGCAGACGCGTACGAAGGTCGTCATGCGACGGACGCCTCCAGCTCCTCCTCGATCTTGGCGAGCAGGCGCTCCTCGATGTCGGCGACACCGATCTGCTGGACCAGCTCGGCGAAGAAGCCGCGGACCACCAGGCGGCGGGCCTCGTGCTCCGGGATGCCGCGGGCCATCAGGTAGAAGAGCTGCTCGTCGTCGAAGCGGCCGGTGGCGGAGGCATGGCCCGCGCCGACGATCTCGCCGGTCTCGATCTCCAGGTTCGGCACCGAGTCGACGCGCGCACCGTCCGTGAGGACCAGGTTGCGGTTCATCTCGTAGGTGTCCGTGCCCTCGGCCCTGGCCTCGATGAGCACGTCACCGATCCACACCGCGTGTGCGTCCTCGCCCTGGAGCGCGCCCTTGTAGACGACGTTCGACTTGCAGTGCGGGGTGTTGTGGGTGACCAGCAGGCGGTGCTCCTGGTGCTGCCCGGCGTCGGTGAAGTACAGGCCGAACAGCTCGGCCTCGCCGCCGGTGCCGGCGTACTCGACGCGCGGGTGCAGGCGGACCAGGTCGCCGCCGAAGGTGACCACGAACGACTTGAAGGTGGCGTCCCGGCCGATCAGCGCGTTGTGCTGACCCACGTGGACCGCCCTGTCGTCCCAGTCCTGGACGGAGACGACGGTCAGCTTGGCGCCGTCACCGAGGACGTAGTCGACGTTGGCGGCGAGTACGGCGTCACCGGTGTGGTCGATGACGACGACGGCCTCGGCGAAGGCTTCCAGCTCGATGACCTGGTGGCCGTAGGCGACCCCGCCCTCGCCGTGCACGGCGATGCGGATCGGCTCGGTGAGCACCGTCTCCTTGGGGACGGTGACCACGCCGGCCTTCTCGAAGGCCGAGTACGCCTGGGCGGCGACGCGGTCCACGGGGGTGCCGGCCTTGCCGATGCGGGCGTCGCCGCGGTCGACGGTCTCGACGGTGACGCCCTCGGGGGCCTCCACGACGACCTTCACGCCGGTGCCGGTGGCGACGGCGGTGCCGTCGTGCAGCCCGCGCAGGCGCTCCAGCGGGGTGAACCGCCACTCCTCCTCGCGGCCGTGCGGGACCGGGAAGTCCGCCACGTCGAAGGACGGAGGCGCGCTCATGCGCGAGACGACGGTCGACTCGGCGGCCACCGCGATCTGGCCGGCGGTGGTGGAGCCCATCGGTGGGGGTCCCCCCGCCCGAACGGAGTTGAGGGTGGGGGAGTTCTGAGCCTCAGCCATGGCTGTCGGTCTGCTCTCTTCCTACGTCAGAAATTGCTGCTTGCTGTCCGGGGCGGGTCTCAGCCGACCGCGCCCTCCATCTGCAGCTCGATCAGCCGGTTGAGCTCCAGCGCGTACTCCATCGGCAGTTCCTTGGCGATCGGCTCGACGAAGCCGCGCACGATCATCGCCATCGCCTCGAACTCGGACAGACCGCGGCTCATCAGGTAGAAGAGCTGGTCCTCGGAGACCTTGGAGACGGTGGCCTCGTGGCCCATCGACACGTCGTCCTCGCGGACGTCCACGTAGGGGTACGTGTCGGAGCGGGAGATGGTGTCGACCAGCAGCGCGTCGCACAGCACGTTCGACTTGGAGCCGTGGGCACCCTCGCCGATCTCGACGAGACCGCGGTAGGAGGTACGGCCGCCGCCGCGCGCCACGGACTTCGAGACGATGTTGGAGGAGGTGTTCGGCGCCATGTGGACCATCTTGGAGCCGGCGTCCTGGTGCTGCCCCTCGCCCGCGAAGGCGATGGACAGGGTCTCGCCCTTGGCGTGCTCGCCCATCAGGTAGACGGCCGGGTACTTCATCGTCACCTTGGAGCCGATGTTGCCGTCGATCCACTCCATGGTCGCGCCCTCGTAGGCCACGGCGCGCTTGGTGACCAGGTTGTAGACGTTGTTCGACCAGTTCTGGATGGTCGTGTAGCGGCAGCGGGCGTTCTTCTTGACGATGATCTCGACGACCGCGGAGTGCAGCGAGTCCGACTGGTAGATCGGGGCGGTGCAGCCCTCGACGTAGTGCACGTAGGCACCCTCGTCGACGATGATCAGGGTCCGCTCGAACTGGCCCATGTTCTCCGTGTTGATGCGGAAGTAGGCCTGCAGCGGGATCTCGACGTGCACACCCTTGGGCACGTAGATGAAGGAGCCGCCGGACCACACGGCGGTGTTCAGCGCGGCGAACTTGTTGTCACCGGCGGGGATGACGGTCCCGAAGTACTCCTTGAAGAGCTCCGGGTGCTCCTTCAGGGCGGTGTCGGTGTCGAGGAAGATGACGCCCTGCTCCTCCAGGTCCTCGCGGATCTGGTGGTAGACGACCTCCGACTCGTACTGGGCGGCGACACCGGCGACCAGGCGCTGCTTCTCGGCCTCCGGGATGCCCAGCTTGTCGTAGGTGTTCTTGATGTCCTCGGGCAGGTCCTCCCAGGACTCCGCCTGCTTCTCCGTGGAGCGCACGAAGTACTTGATGTTGTCGAAGTCGATGCCCGACAGGTCCGAGCCCCAGTTCGGCATGGGCTTCTTCTCGAACAGCTTCAGGCCCTTGAGGCGGAGCTTGGTCATCCACTCCGGCTCGGACTTCTTGTCCGAGATGTCCCGGACGACGTCCTCGTTCAGGCCACGGCGCGCGGACGCACCGGCCACGTCGGAGTCGGCCCAGCCGTATTCGTACTTGCCCAGACCCTCGAGCTCAGGGTGGGCAGTCTCCGTGGGGAGAGTCATGCGGGGTTCCTCCCGGCCGTGCTTGCAGGTGCGTTAGGGGAAATCTTGGGGATGAACGTCGTGCAGACGCCGTCGCCGTGCGCGATGGTCGCCAGTCGCTGGACGTGCGTGCCCAGCAGCTCGGCGAAGATCTCCGTCTCCGCCTCGCAGAGCTGCGGGAACTGCTCCGCGACATGGGCGACCGGGCAGTGGTGCTGGCACAGCTGCTCGCCGACCGGTGCGCTGCGCGCCGTAGCAGCGTACCCGTCCACGCTCAAGGCCTTGGCCAGCGCTTCGGCACGCCTGTCCGGGGTGACGGCCTCGACCGCCTTGCGGTAGGCGCTCGCCTGGGCGGCGATCCGGGCACGGGCGAAGGCGGCGACCGCCTCGGGTCCGCCCCCCTGCTCGGCGATCCAGCGGAGTGCGTCCGCGGCCAGCTTGTCGTACGACTGGTCGAAGGCGTCCCGGCCGCAGTCGGTGAGCGCGAAGACCTTCGCGGGACGGCCACGCGTGCGCGTGCCGTACACCCGCTGCTCGCGCGCCTCCACGACGTCGTCGGCCACCAGGGCGTCCAGATGGCGCCGGACGGCGGCCTGGGTCAGTCCCAGCCGGCCGGCCAGCTCGGCGACGGTCGACGGGCCGTGGTCCAGGATGGAGCGCGCGACCCGGTTGCGCGTGGAGCGCTCACCGGTCGCGAGTTCCTCCTGCGGGGCCCCCAAGGAGGTCTCCCGAGCCTCGCCGACGTTTTTCACAACGCCATTGTTGCGTAATTCCGCGGGGCCTGACAAGCGCCGCCCGGATCACCGGACGGTGCCCTGCATCACTTAGGCATACCTAATCTGACCTGCGAAAACGATCTTTGATCGATCATCCCTGAAGGGCCGTGCGGCCAATTCGGTAGCGCCGCGCGGGCCCGTCCGGAAGACTCGCGAACCATGGCCACACCCCCTCCGACCGGCCCACTTGTCACCCGGGACACCATCGCCGCACAGCTGCGACTGCTGGGTGTCAGGAGCGGCGAGATCCTCCTGGCGCACTCCTCGCTCAGCTCGCTCGGCTGGGTCAATGGAGGCGCGGTCGCCGTCGTCCAGGGCCTGCTCGACGCCCTCGGCCCGGACGGCACGCTCGTCGTCCCGACGCAGACCGGCGATCTGTCCGACCCGGCGGTGTGGTCGAACCCGCCGGTGCCCAGGCAGTGGTGGGACCGGATCCGGGCCACCATGCCCGCCTACGATCCGCTGATCACCCCCACCCGCGGGGTCGGGGTGGTCCCGGAGACCGTGCGGACCTGGCCCGGTGCGCTGCGCAGCGCCCACCCGCAGACCTCCTTCGCGGCGGTCGGCCCGCACGCGCGCGAGATCACCGTCGGTCACGCGCCCGACTGCCGGCTCGGCGAGCGCAGCCCGCTGGCCCGCCTGGAGAAGCTCGGCGCCCGGGTCCTGCTGCTGGGCGTGGGCTACGACGCCTGCACCAGCTTCCACCTGGCCGAGTACCGGATACCCGCCCCCCTGGTCCCGGTCGGCCGGCCCGCTCCGGGCGGCGGCTGGGAGACCGTGACCGAGGTCTCGATCACCTCCGACCGGTTCGACGAGCTGGGCCACGACTTCGAACGGGACCGGAACGTCGTACGGGGCACGGTGGGCGCGGCGGACGTACGGCTGTTCCCGGTGGGGGACGCGGTGGCCTACGCGCAGCGGTGGCTGCCGCTGCACCGACCTCGTGAGGAGGAGTTCCCGCACCCCCGCGCCTGAGCGGTCCGGCGTCTCCCTAGACTCTGGATCCATGCGAAGTGAGCCCGTGGTCCAGGTCCAGGCACTGGTGAAGCGGTACGGCACGAAGACCGCGGTGGACGGCCTCGACCTGGTGGCCCAGGCGGGTGTGACCGCCGTCCTCGGTCCCAACGGTGCGGGAAAGACGACCACGGTCGAGACCTGCGAGGGGTACCGGAAGCCGGATTCCGGCGCGGTGCGCGTCCTGGGCCTCGACCCGGTGCGCCAGTGCGCCGAGCTGCGTCCCCGTATCGGTGTGATGCTGCAGTCCGGCGGCGTGTACTCCGGCGCCCGGGCCGACGAGATGCTGCGGCACGTGGCCAAGCTGCACGCGCATCCGCTGGACGTGGACGCGCTGATGGAGCGGCTCGGGCTCGGCTCCTGCGGCCGTACCTCCTACCGCCGGCTCTCCGGCGGCCAGCAGCAGCGGCTCGCGCTCGCCATGGCCGTCGTCGGCCGCCCGGAGCTGGTCTTCCTGGACGAGCCGACCGCCGGCCTCGACCCACAGGCCCGCCGGGCCACCTGGGAGCTGGTGAAGGACCTGCGCGCCGACGGGGTCGCGGTGATCCTCACCACCCACCACATGGACGAGGCCGAGCAGCTCGCCGACGACGTGGCGATCATCGACGGTGGCAAGGTCATCGCCCAGGGCTCCCCTGAGGAGCTGTGCAAGGGCGGCGCCGAGAACACCCTGCGCTTCACCGGCCGCCCCGGCCTCGACGTCGGTTCCCTGCTCAAGGCGCTCCCGGCCGACTGCACGGCCGCGGAGCTGACCCCGGGCGCCTACCGGGTCATCGGCAAGGTCGACCCGCAACTGCTGGCCACGGTGGCCTCGTGGTGCGCCCAGCACGGGGTGATGCCGGACCGGATCTCGGTCGAGCGGCACACCCTGGAAGACGTCTTTTTGGAACTGACCGGCAAGGAGTTGCGTTCATGACGACCGCGACCGGTACCTACACCCCCGAGCCGGGTGCGGCGCCGCTTCCCCGCATGATCGCGGCGCAGGCGGCCCTGGAGACCAGGATGCTGCTGCGCAACGGCGAGCAGCTGCTGCTCACGGTCGTCATCCCGACCCTGCTGCTCGTGCTCTTCAGCTCCGTCGACATCGTCGACACCGGCAAGGGCAAGGCGGTCGACTTCCTCGCTCCCGGCATCCTGGCGCTCGCCGTGATGTCGACCGCGTTCACCGGGCAGGCCATCGCGACCGGCTTCGAGCGCCGCTACGGCGTGCTCAAGCGGCTCGCCGCCTCGCCGCTGCCCCGCTGGGGGCTGATGACCGCGAAGACGGCGTCCGTGCTGGTCACGGAGGTCCTTCAGGTCATCCTGCTGACGGTGATCGCGTTCGCGCTGGGCTGGCACCCGCACGGCAACCCCGCCGCCGTCCTGCTCCTGCTGATCCTCGGCACGGCCGCCTTCTCCGGACTCGGGCTGCTGATGGCGGGCACGCTGAAGGCGGAGGCGACCCTGGCCGCGGCCAACCTGGTCTTCCTGCTGCTGCTCGTCGGCGGCGGGGTCATCGTCCCGCTCGACAAGTTCGGCTCGGCCGGGCAGCACGTCCTCGGGCTGCTGCCGATCTCGGCGCTCTCGGACGGTCTGCGGGACGTGCTCCAGCACGGGGCCGGGACGCCGTGGGGCGACCTGGGGATCCTGGCCGTGTGGGCGGTCGTCGCCCTGGCCGCGGCCGGAAGGTTCTTCCGCTGGGAGTGAAGCCACGGTGGACCCTCGTGAAAGCGTGCACAAGCGGCGGCCTACGATGGTGCGCGTGCCAAAGCTGACCCGCGCCGACGCCGTAGCCGCCCTGCGCAACCCGCTCGCCTTCATCGCCGAACGCTGGACCCCGGAGCCCCGGACCGTGCAGCGGGCGGCCCTTGCCGCGCTCGTCATGTCCGTGGTCATCGTGGTCACCGGCGGTGCCGTACGCCTGACCGGCTCGGGCCTCGGCTGCCCGACCTGGCCCGAGTGCACCGACGGCTCGCTGACGCCGACGAACGCGCTGAGCTATCACAGCGCCATCGAGTTCAGCAATCGCATGCTGACGTACGTACTGTGCGCCGCGGTCGGCTGGGCGATCATCGCGGCACGCTCCGAGAAGCCGTACCGGCGCAGCCTGACCCGGCTGGGCTGGGCGCAGTTCTGGCTCGTCATGGGCAACGCGGTGCTGGGCGGCATCGTGGTGCTCGTCGGCCTCAACCCGTACACGGTCGCGGCCCACTTCCTGCTGGCGACGGCCCTGATCACGGTCGCCGCGGTGATGTGGCAGCGCACCCGCGAGGGCGACGGCGCGCCCCGGCCGCTGGTCGGCAAGGCCGTGCAGCAGCTGGTGTGGGTGCTCGTCGTCGCCTCCGTGCTGCTGATCGCGGTCGGCACGGTCGTCACCGGCGCCGGCCCGCACGCGGGCGACTCCAGCGACGTCAAGCGCATCCCGATCGACTGGGAGACCGTCGCCAAGCTGCACGCCGTGCTCGCCTGGATCGTGGTGACGCTCACCTTCGCCCTGTGGTTCGTCCTCAAGGCGGTCGACGCCCCCAAGGGTCCGCTGGACCGTACGCGCGACCTGTTCCTGATCCTGCTCGGCCAGGGTGTCATCGGCTACGTCCAGTACTTCACCCACCTGCCCGAGATGCTCGTCGGCCTGCACATGCTCGGTTCGTGCCTGGTGTGGATCGGCGTCCTGCGCATCCTGCTCTCCCTGCGTGAACGCCCGGAGACCGCCGTGGACCTGCCCGGACCGGCGGCCGAGGTGACGGTGGGGACGCGCGCGTAGGCCGGTCCGCGCGGCGCCTCACCCGTACGTGGCCCGTCTCCCCGTGCAACAGCCGGCCGGAGCCGAACAGCTCGCGCCGGGTGACGGGGGTGACCGGCGGCGCAACATGACGGTGCGCCCTGGTTGAGGTGGGACCGGTCCGGGTCGCTCAGGGCAGCGGCGGCCGTACAGGTGTGGTGGAACAGTCCGGTCGGCTCACTCCAGCCCGTACACCCGCAGTGCGTTGCCCGCCGCGACCATCCGGGCCACCCGCTGGGCGTCCTCCAGGGACCAGGCGTCCTCGGCCACCCAGGCACCCAGGACCCGGCTCAGGGCCTCGCGGAAGAGCCGGGCGCCGACGACGTGCAGCTCGGGCAGGCCATGGGCACCGGTGGAGAAGAGGATCTTGCCGAAGGGGGCCAGTTCCAGGATCTCGGCGAGGACCGTGGCGGCGCGGGCCCCGGTGCGCACGAGCGCGGCACCCGAGTCGGTGTAGACATGCGCGAAGACCCCGGCCAGGTGGGCGGCGTGGCGGTGGTACGGATAGCCGTGCAGCAGGATCAGGTCGGTGCCGAGGCCGGCCGTGGCCCTGACGAAGTCGGTGAGCAGTACCGGGTCCGTACGGTCGATGCGGGAGCCGGGCTCGCCGAGCCCCGCGTGCAGTTGGAGCGGGAGTCCGGAGGCGACGGCGATCCACAGCAGGTGCCGCAGCAGCACGGGGTCCGTGAGCGCGCCACCGACCCGGCGCCCGGCCAGCCAGCGGCCCGCCGCGCCCCGCACCTCCCCCGGCCCCGGCGGTTCGGGCGCGAGGGCGAGGCCGTGTCTGAGCCCCGCGACGGAGGTGAAGGCGACGGCGTTCGCGGCGGCGCCGTGCACCGACTCGGCGAGGTTGGCGAGGAAGGACTCGACGGTGCCGGAGGTGTCGGCGACCTGCTCCGCGAGCAGCTCGAGCCGGATGATCTCGTGGGCCCGGGCGAAACCGGCGGAGGCCATCTCGGCGGGGCCGGTGAGGTCGCCGGGCAGGCCGGTGTCGACCAGGTACGTGGTGATGCCGCTGCCCCGCAGCAGCCTGCGGCCCGCTTCCAGGACGCCCAGTTCACGCCGTCGGGCGAGATAGCGTGCGGGCGCACAGTGGGGTTCCAGGCCGAGCAGGGGCGGGCACCAGCGTCGTACGGCGAAGCCCGTCTGGGTGTCGAAGAGGGTGGTGCCGGGTGCCGGCGGGCCCTCGGTGCGGGCGAGTTGGGCCTCGAAGGTGCCGAGGCCCAGTTCGGTGCGGAGTACTCCGTGGCAGTACTGGTCCACGAGGGACGGCGTTTCGATCATCCCGGTCTCCCCGCAGGACGCTGCGCTGTGCCTTGCAGTCCTAACGGGTGGACGGCGTTCGAGGTCGCGGATCGGCTCGGGAATGCGCGTTGTTGGGCGACTCCAGGCCGTCTTTGGCTGCTCGCGCTCCCGCGGCGCAGCCGCACACGGATACAGCCCCGCGCCCCTTGGGGTCGGCTGCCTCAACCGCCGATCTGAATCCCGGCCATCCTCTTCCACTCGTACGGCCCCGTCTTCACCTTCGCCGCGAATTCACCGTCGAAGGACTCGTGGACGGTGATGCCGGACTTCTCGACGGCCTTCTCGGCGATCTCCGTGCTGGGGGCCACCAGGTCGCCCCAGCCGCCGTCCTCTCCGACGAGGACGATGCGGGCGCCACGTTCGCCGATGTGGGCCACCTGGCCCTCGGCACCGCCGTGTGCCTTGGCGAAGGCGCTGATCTGGTGGGCGAGCCGGGACACCTTGCGCTCGGCCCGCGCGTCAACCTGCTGTGTGTCTGCCATGGCCAGGATGCTACCCACGAGTAGATCAAACGGCGACGGGAGGGGTGCGTGGCCTTGACCACGCACCCCTCCCGTCGGCGCGGAAGAGTGGTTACCGCAGGAACGGGTCGACCGCGACGGCGACGAAGAGGATCGACACGTAGGTGATCGACCAGTGGAAGAGGCGCATCTCCTTGAGCTTCACGCCCGTCACCTCGGCCTTCGCCCGGTTCTGCAGGCCGTGCGCCTCCCAGAGCCAGAAACCGCCGGCCGCGAGGGCGACCACCGTGTAGAACCAGCCGGTGTAGCCGAGCGGGGTGAGGAGCAGGGAGACCGCGACCATCACCCAGCTGTAGATGACGATCTGCCGGGCGACGACCTTGTTGGAGGCGATGACCGGGAGCATCGGCACTCCCACGCGCGCGTAGTCCTCCTTGACCTTCATGGACAGCGGCCAGTAGTGCGGCGGGGTCCAGAAGAACATGACGAGGAAGAGGATGATCGGCGCCCAGGACATCGAGTCCGTGACCGAGGACCAGCCGATCAGCACCGGCAGGCAGCCGGCGATGCCGCCCCACACGATGTTCTGCGACGTACGCCGCTTGAGGATCATCGTGTAGACGACGACGTAGAAGAGGAGCGCGCCGAGCGACAGCCAGGCGCTCAGCCAGTTGACGGTGAGCCCGAACAGCAGCGTCGAGACGACCGCCAGGGTGATGCCGAAGGCCAGGCACTCGCGCGGGCTGACCATGCCGGTGACGAGGGGCCGCTGCGAGGTGCGGTCCATCAGGGCGTCGATGTCGCGGTCGATGTACATGTTGAGCGCGTTGGCGCCGCCCGCGGACAGGTACCCGCCGATGCAGGTGAGCAGCACCAGTTTGAGGTCCGGCACACCCTGCTGCGCCAGGAACATCACCGGAACGGTGGTGATGAGCAGCAGCTCGATGATCCGCGGCTTCGTCAGAGCCACGAACGCCTTGACACGGGCCCCGAACGGCCGGTGAACCGGGCCCTGGCTCGCACCACCGAGCAAGCCCGCTGGACGGGATTCGACGGCCGTCACGCACACCCCTGACAGAGACATCCCAGCAAGCCTCCCCGTGTGAAGTACCGGTAAAGGCTCGCGCGTACCACGCCACTTTAGACGTTGCCCATACCCCGCCCTCCGCGGGGGTGGGGTCGTGTTGGCGGCCCCTCGTAGGAGGACCCCCATAAGAGGTGACCCACCCCTCGATTGAGCGCTCAGATGACCGGCCGCGTATTCATGTGCCAAATGCCGTGTCGGCCAGTCGGGAGGCGGATCGCGCGGACTCCCGGCAGTCTGGAATGAGTCGAAAAAACGCACGTCCTTACGGGGGTAGGCTCGACAGCGGCCGGCGGGCAGAAGCACGCCGGCGGCCGGGTGGGCACATGCCCCGAAGACCGGCGACCGACATGTGGAGAGGAGCCCTGACCCAGGGTGAGCACCAAGCCGACCACCACAGACCTCGAGTGGACCGAGCTGGACCAGCGGGCCGTCGACACCGCCCGTGTCCTGGCCGCAGACGCCGTACAAAAGGTCGGCAACGGCCATCCCGGTACGGCGATGAGCCTGGCCCCGGCCGCGTACACCCTCTTCCAGAAGGTGATGCGGCACGACCCGGCCGACCCCGAGTGGGTAGGACGCGACCGCTTCGTGCTGTCCGCCGGCCACTCGTCCCTGACCCTCTACACCCAGCTCTACCTGGCCGGCTTCGGCCTGGAGCTGGAGGACCTCGAGTCCTTCCGTACCTGGGGTTCGAAGACCCCGGGCCACCCGGAG
This region includes:
- a CDS encoding ABC transporter permease, with protein sequence MTTATGTYTPEPGAAPLPRMIAAQAALETRMLLRNGEQLLLTVVIPTLLLVLFSSVDIVDTGKGKAVDFLAPGILALAVMSTAFTGQAIATGFERRYGVLKRLAASPLPRWGLMTAKTASVLVTEVLQVILLTVIAFALGWHPHGNPAAVLLLLILGTAAFSGLGLLMAGTLKAEATLAAANLVFLLLLVGGGVIVPLDKFGSAGQHVLGLLPISALSDGLRDVLQHGAGTPWGDLGILAVWAVVALAAAGRFFRWE
- a CDS encoding COX15/CtaA family protein; the protein is MVRVPKLTRADAVAALRNPLAFIAERWTPEPRTVQRAALAALVMSVVIVVTGGAVRLTGSGLGCPTWPECTDGSLTPTNALSYHSAIEFSNRMLTYVLCAAVGWAIIAARSEKPYRRSLTRLGWAQFWLVMGNAVLGGIVVLVGLNPYTVAAHFLLATALITVAAVMWQRTREGDGAPRPLVGKAVQQLVWVLVVASVLLIAVGTVVTGAGPHAGDSSDVKRIPIDWETVAKLHAVLAWIVVTLTFALWFVLKAVDAPKGPLDRTRDLFLILLGQGVIGYVQYFTHLPEMLVGLHMLGSCLVWIGVLRILLSLRERPETAVDLPGPAAEVTVGTRA
- a CDS encoding amidohydrolase family protein is translated as MIETPSLVDQYCHGVLRTELGLGTFEAQLARTEGPPAPGTTLFDTQTGFAVRRWCPPLLGLEPHCAPARYLARRRELGVLEAGRRLLRGSGITTYLVDTGLPGDLTGPAEMASAGFARAHEIIRLELLAEQVADTSGTVESFLANLAESVHGAAANAVAFTSVAGLRHGLALAPEPPGPGEVRGAAGRWLAGRRVGGALTDPVLLRHLLWIAVASGLPLQLHAGLGEPGSRIDRTDPVLLTDFVRATAGLGTDLILLHGYPYHRHAAHLAGVFAHVYTDSGAALVRTGARAATVLAEILELAPFGKILFSTGAHGLPELHVVGARLFREALSRVLGAWVAEDAWSLEDAQRVARMVAAGNALRVYGLE
- a CDS encoding heme o synthase, with translation MCVTAVESRPAGLLGGASQGPVHRPFGARVKAFVALTKPRIIELLLITTVPVMFLAQQGVPDLKLVLLTCIGGYLSAGGANALNMYIDRDIDALMDRTSQRPLVTGMVSPRECLAFGITLAVVSTLLFGLTVNWLSAWLSLGALLFYVVVYTMILKRRTSQNIVWGGIAGCLPVLIGWSSVTDSMSWAPIILFLVMFFWTPPHYWPLSMKVKEDYARVGVPMLPVIASNKVVARQIVIYSWVMVAVSLLLTPLGYTGWFYTVVALAAGGFWLWEAHGLQNRAKAEVTGVKLKEMRLFHWSITYVSILFVAVAVDPFLR